In the Brassica napus cultivar Da-Ae chromosome A7, Da-Ae, whole genome shotgun sequence genome, one interval contains:
- the LOC106423205 gene encoding proteinaceous RNase P 2 translates to MAANGQRRSRQDDESPSNPNKKRKANKNPEKNLLFNLNSCSKSKDLSAALALYDAAVASNEVRLNQQHFQTLLYLCSASISDPCLQTLAVERGYQIFDRMVTSGLTLNEATVTSVARLASAKGDGDYAFEIVKDFASVGGTSIPRLRTYAPALLCFCERLEAEKGYEVEEHMEAAGIALEEAEISALLKASAATSRENKVYRYLHKLRESVGCVCEETSKVIEDWFCGEKAGEVSSDGIGSDVEMLREAVLRNGGGWHGRGWVGEGKWIVKKGNVSSTGRCLSCNEQLACVDTNEVETQKFVDSLVALAMERKAKMNSSETKVDFSEFQDWLEKHGDYEAIVDGANIGLYQQNFADGGFSLSQLEGVVNELYHKSGDKKWPLILLHKKRVRTLLENPTHRNLVDEWINNGVLYATPPGFNDDWYWLYAAAKLKCLLVTNDEMRDHIFELLSNSFFQKWKERHQVRYTFTKGNLKLEMPPPFSVVIQESEKGSWHVPVASQNNESSRTWMCISRRSVLDSLKINGKLETSENGDSS, encoded by the exons ATGGCTGCTAATGGTCAACGCCGCTCTCGCCAGGACGACGAAAGCCCTTCAAACCCCAACAAGAAGAGGAAGGCAAACAAGAACCCGGAAAAGAATCTCCTCTTCAATCTCAACTCATGCTCCAAGTCTAAGGATCTCTCAGCTGCATTAGCTCTTTATGATGCAGCCGTGGCTTCCAACGAAGTCCGACTAAACCAGCAACATTTTCAGACCCTTCTTTACCTATGCTCGGCTTCCATTAGCGACCCTTGTCTTCAAACCCTTGCTGTTGAACGTGGCTACCAGATTTTTGACCGTATGGTCACTTCCGGGTTAACTCTTAATGAGGCAACCGTCACTTCAGTCGCTCGTCTGGCTTCTGCTAAGGGTGATGGAGATTACGCTTTCGAGATTGTTAAGGACTTTGCTTCTGTTGGCGGCACATCGATTCCCCGTCTCAGAACCTATGCGCCTGCTTTGCTCTGTTTCTGCGAGAGGTTGGAGGCTGAGAAGGGTTATGAGGTGGAAGAGCACATGGAAGCTGCAGGCATTGCACTAGAGGAGGCTGAGATCTCGGCTTTGTTGAAGGCAAGCGCTGCCACGAGCCGAGAAAACAAGGTTTATAGATATTTACATAAACTTAGGGAATCTGTTGGATGCGTTTGTGAAGAGACATCGAAAGTTATAGAGGACTGGTTCTGTGGAGAGAAAGCTGGAGAGGTTAGTAGTGATGGGATTGGCTCTGATGTTGAGATGCTTAGGGAAGCTGTTTTGAGGAATGGAGGTGGGTGGCATGGGCGTGGATGGGTTGGGGAAGGTAAATGGATTGTGAAGAAAGGTAATGTTAGCTCGACCGGAAGATGTTTGAGCTGCAATGAGCAGCTGGCTTGTGTTGATACCAATGAGGTAGAAACACAGAAGTTTGTGGATTCTTTGGTGGCTTTGGCTATGGAGAGGAAGGCAAAGATGAATTCTTCCGAGACAAAGGTGGACTTCAGCGAGTTTCAG GACTGGCTTGAGAAACATGGAGATTACGAAGCTATAGTAGATGGAGCAAATATTGGTctctatcaacaaaattttgCAGACGGCGGTTTCAGTCTTTCACAG CTTGAAGGTGTGGTAAACGAACTGTATCATAAAAGTGGTGATAAAAAATGGCCCCTGATTCTCTTGCATAAGAAACGGGTCAGGACGCTTTTAGAGAACCCAACTCACAGGAATCTGGTTGATGAATGGATTAACAACGGCGTCCTGTATGCGACTCCACCAGGTTTCAACGATGATTG GTATTGGCTCTATGCAGCTGCTAAACTCAAGTGTTTGCTTGTGACAAATGATGAGATGAGAGATCACATTTTTGAACTCTTAAGCAACAGTTTTTTCCAAAAGTGGAAAGAAAGGCATCAg GTTCGGTATACATTTACGAAAGGTAATCTGAAGCTTGAAATGCCGCCTCCCTTTTCTGTTGTCATTCAG GAGTCAGAGAAAGGGTCATGGCATGTTCCTGTTGCAAGCCAAAACAATGAGTCTTCAAGAACTTGGATGTGTATTAGCAGAAGAAGTGTTTTGGATTCACTTAAGATTAATGGAAAGCTGGAAACTTCTGAAAATGGGGACAGTTCTTAG
- the LOC106423198 gene encoding protodermal factor 1 — protein sequence MDPNHNLLFVSFLVLCLAVNGVTGYATVTGSVFCDQCKDGERSLFDFPVSGIKVSVTCADESGQVYMSREETTNWLGGYVMRFDGTPDLSNCYAQVSDNGAQQQGSSSSCSVASGPAQKLKLLFSFFGFETFAADVLLTQPVQPMSYCPKPPPAPVMSPPHQAPPPPEVKLPPSPPKPQVPVLPPPQAPVTSPPPATSPPQFKLPPLPPIPPVPFVDPSACSHQLWIRPEYRCYWRVIGPDTKVAVAFGLIAGRIYGTDMTVREALDGRGEAYKTLLREATTALLNSYNSLGFPYNSIAVITHTNLALLGNSQHDVLMTAIRFIKANSGTCKFTVCK from the exons ATGGATCCAAATCATAATCTCCTATTTGTCTCCTTTCTTGTTCTATGCTTAGCCGTAAATGGAGTTACTGGATATGCCACCGTCACAGGATCAGTGTTTTGTGACCAATGCAAGGATGGAGAGAGATCTTTATTTGATTTCCCTGTCTCTG GAATCAAGGTTAGTGTCACATGTGCTGATGAAAGTGGACAAGTCTACATGTCGAGAGAAGAGACAACTAACTGGCTTGGAGGATATGTAATGAGGTTTGACGGGACACCGGATTTGAGCAACTGTTATGCTCAGGTTTCAGACAATGGAGCTCAACAACAAGGCTCAAGTAGTAGTTGCAGCGTTGCTTCAGGTCCTGCACAGAAACTTAAACTATTGTTTAGCTTTTTTGGATTTGAAACGTTCGCTGCGGATGTGCTTCTTACTCAGCCGGTTCAGCCAATGTCTTATTGTCCTAAACCACCACCAGCTCCAGTAATGTCTCCTCCTCACCAAGCCCCACCGCCTCCTGAGGTTAAGCTTCCACCTTCGCCTCCTAAACCTCAAGTTCCGGTCTTGCCTCCTCCTCAGGCCCCGGTCACGAGTCCTCCTCCAGCTACATCGCCTCCTCAGTTTAAGCTTCCACCTTTGCCTCCAATCCCTCCAGTTCCATTTGTAGATCCATCAGCTTGTTCCCACCA GCTGTGGATAAGACCTGAGTACAGATGCTATTGGAGGGTGATAGGTCCAGACACGAAGGTGGCAGTTGCGTTCGGACTAATAGCTGGAAGGATATATGGTACTGATATGACAGTACGTGAAGCACTAGACGGGCGAGGAGAAGCCTACAAGACTCTCTTAAGGGAGGCAACAACTGCATTACTCAATTCATACAACTCTCTTGGCTTTCCTTATAACTCCATCGCTGTCATCACACACACAAATTTGGCACTCCTCGGTAATTCGCAGCACGATGTTCTCATGACCGCTATCCGTTTCATCAAGGCTAATTCAGGGACTTGCAAGTTCACAGTTTGCAAGTGA